Proteins from a single region of Labedella gwakjiensis:
- a CDS encoding LmeA family phospholipid-binding protein, with product MTDDFFVARPVEKNPSRGRRWVIGLVVAIVLLVLGIVALIAGDGIARNIAEDVVKTQVEQKLPETVEADVDVSIEGDWVIVQLLSGTLERVVLSDDAAVIDGVPMGLEVTASRVPTDIEQPVGRVDAVATLDEDALNSFVEMPGNDPTLQFGDGTLAYEDGTALFGLRISYLLRVIPEAAGTSLVFTPDSAEVTTDLGTIDLQSVLDLIVGDAPVTVCVANYLPEGAQLTGLEVAPDAAELSLGISDVVLDGALLDSRGTCG from the coding sequence ATGACCGACGACTTCTTCGTGGCCCGGCCCGTCGAGAAGAACCCGAGCCGCGGACGGCGATGGGTCATCGGACTGGTGGTCGCCATCGTGCTGCTCGTGCTCGGGATCGTCGCGCTGATCGCCGGAGACGGGATCGCGCGCAACATCGCGGAGGACGTCGTCAAGACTCAGGTGGAGCAGAAGCTGCCCGAGACCGTCGAGGCCGACGTCGACGTGTCGATCGAGGGCGACTGGGTCATCGTGCAGCTGCTGAGCGGCACGCTCGAACGGGTCGTCCTGAGCGACGACGCCGCGGTGATCGACGGCGTACCGATGGGTCTCGAGGTCACGGCGTCGAGGGTCCCGACCGACATCGAGCAGCCCGTCGGACGCGTCGACGCCGTCGCCACCCTCGATGAGGACGCGCTCAACTCCTTCGTCGAGATGCCCGGGAACGACCCGACGCTGCAGTTCGGCGACGGCACCCTGGCGTACGAGGACGGCACGGCCCTCTTCGGTCTCCGGATCTCCTACCTCCTGCGGGTGATTCCGGAGGCCGCGGGCACTTCGCTCGTGTTCACGCCGGACTCGGCGGAGGTCACCACCGACCTCGGCACGATCGATCTGCAGTCGGTGCTCGACCTCATCGTCGGAGACGCTCCCGTCACGGTGTGTGTCGCGAACTACCTGCCCGAGGGCGCCCAGCTCACGGGCCTCGAGGTGGCCCCCGACGCGGCGGAGCTCTCGCTCGGCATCTCGGACGTCGTGCTCGACGGTGCCCTTCTCGACTCCCGCGGCACCTGTGGATAG
- the thrB gene encoding homoserine kinase has product MSLVGRRVAVRVPATTANLGPGFDTLGLALSVYDELVVEAVDRPGVRVTVEGVGAGQVPTDETNLVASSLLYALKAMGIDEVPGLDLRARNTIPHGRGMGSSGAAVVSGIVAAKGLLEGTVDVDDETLLRLATEIEGHPDNVAPALFGGLAIAWTTSSGPAQKTLLVHRSVSPLILVPETTLSTKVARGLQPEHVPHEDAVFNVSRSALLIAALTQSPELLFAATEDKLHQSYRASAMPETASAVALLREHGLPAVVSGAGPSVLVLANGAGERLEAADLIARHAGSHWAPLMLAVDVKGATVELIPGDTV; this is encoded by the coding sequence GTGAGCCTCGTCGGCCGCCGCGTCGCCGTCCGGGTGCCGGCGACCACGGCCAACCTCGGTCCCGGATTCGACACCCTCGGCCTCGCATTGTCGGTGTACGACGAACTCGTCGTCGAGGCCGTCGATCGACCGGGCGTTCGCGTCACCGTCGAGGGGGTCGGTGCCGGACAGGTGCCCACCGACGAGACCAACCTCGTCGCGTCCTCCCTTCTCTACGCGCTGAAGGCCATGGGGATCGACGAGGTCCCCGGTCTCGACCTCCGCGCGCGCAACACCATCCCTCACGGTCGCGGCATGGGGTCGTCCGGCGCGGCCGTGGTCTCGGGGATCGTGGCGGCGAAGGGACTGCTCGAGGGCACCGTCGACGTCGACGACGAGACCCTCCTGCGGCTCGCCACCGAGATCGAGGGCCACCCCGACAACGTCGCGCCCGCGCTCTTCGGCGGCCTCGCGATCGCGTGGACCACGAGCTCGGGTCCCGCGCAGAAGACGCTCCTCGTGCACCGCAGCGTCTCGCCGCTCATCCTCGTGCCCGAGACCACGCTTTCCACGAAGGTCGCCCGTGGACTGCAGCCGGAACACGTGCCGCACGAGGACGCCGTCTTCAACGTGTCTCGGTCGGCGCTCCTCATCGCCGCGCTCACCCAGAGCCCCGAGCTCCTGTTCGCGGCCACCGAGGACAAACTCCACCAGAGCTACCGCGCGTCCGCCATGCCGGAGACCGCGAGCGCCGTCGCGCTGCTCCGCGAACACGGGCTGCCGGCCGTCGTCTCCGGCGCGGGTCCCTCGGTGCTCGTCCTCGCCAACGGCGCGGGGGAGCGGCTCGAGGCTGCGGATCTTATCGCGCGACACGCTGGTTCGCACTGGGCTCCGCTCATGCTGGCCGTCGACGTCAAGGGTGCTACAGTTGAATTGATCCCGGGCGATACCGTCTAG
- a CDS encoding homoserine dehydrogenase translates to MSETRSLRVALLGAGTVGAQVARLLLEHHDELAARAGVPIDLVGIAVRDVTATRSVNLPAELLTTDAETLIQGADIVVELMGGIEPAKSYILAAIGSGADVVTGNKALLAEHGAEIFAAAAQVGAEVYYEAAVAAAIPIIRPLRDSLAGDHVERILAIVNGSTNYILDRMDRFGDSMEDAQRVALELGYLEADPTLDVEGFDAAQKAAILAGLAFHTSVPAAAVHREGISAITLADVESAREAGFVIKLLAIAERITDEDGLEGVSARVHPALVRRDHPLATVYGGNNAVFVEAEAAGPLMFYGAGAGGVQTASAVLGDIVSIARRHIAGGVGVGESVAADLAVLPIGAAQTRYRISLDVEDRPGVLAELAGILADRGVSVETLRQTANGAVTADGLATEADGGTATLVIGTHTARDAALAAAVEALSASGAVASVRSVLRIEGA, encoded by the coding sequence ATGAGCGAGACCCGCAGCCTCCGAGTGGCCCTGCTCGGGGCGGGAACGGTGGGCGCGCAGGTGGCACGCCTGCTGCTCGAACACCACGACGAACTGGCCGCGAGGGCCGGAGTGCCCATCGACCTCGTCGGCATCGCCGTGCGCGACGTGACCGCTACGCGCTCCGTCAACCTCCCCGCGGAGCTCCTCACGACCGATGCTGAGACGCTCATCCAGGGCGCCGACATCGTCGTCGAACTCATGGGCGGCATCGAGCCGGCGAAGTCGTACATCCTCGCGGCCATCGGCTCGGGGGCCGACGTGGTCACGGGCAACAAGGCGCTCCTCGCCGAGCACGGCGCCGAGATCTTCGCCGCCGCCGCCCAGGTGGGCGCCGAGGTGTACTACGAGGCCGCCGTCGCGGCCGCCATCCCGATCATCCGCCCCCTGCGCGACAGCCTCGCGGGCGACCACGTCGAACGCATTCTTGCGATCGTGAACGGCAGCACCAACTACATCCTCGACCGGATGGACCGCTTCGGCGACAGCATGGAGGATGCCCAGCGGGTGGCCCTCGAGCTCGGCTATCTGGAGGCCGACCCGACGCTCGACGTCGAGGGCTTCGATGCCGCCCAGAAGGCCGCGATCCTCGCCGGTCTCGCCTTCCACACCTCGGTCCCCGCCGCGGCCGTCCACCGCGAGGGCATCTCTGCGATCACCCTCGCCGACGTGGAGTCGGCGCGAGAGGCCGGCTTCGTCATCAAGCTGCTCGCCATCGCCGAGCGCATCACCGACGAGGACGGACTCGAGGGCGTCTCGGCGCGCGTGCATCCGGCTCTCGTCCGACGAGACCACCCGCTCGCCACCGTCTACGGCGGCAACAACGCGGTGTTCGTCGAGGCCGAGGCTGCCGGTCCGCTCATGTTCTACGGCGCCGGGGCCGGGGGAGTGCAGACCGCTTCAGCCGTGCTCGGCGACATCGTCTCCATCGCGCGGCGGCACATCGCCGGCGGTGTGGGCGTGGGCGAGTCCGTCGCGGCCGACCTCGCCGTCCTCCCCATCGGGGCGGCGCAGACCCGGTACCGCATCAGCCTCGACGTCGAGGATCGTCCCGGTGTGCTCGCCGAGCTCGCGGGCATCCTCGCCGACCGCGGGGTGTCGGTGGAGACCCTGCGGCAGACCGCCAACGGCGCCGTCACGGCCGATGGCCTGGCCACCGAGGCCGACGGCGGCACGGCCACCCTCGTGATCGGAACCCACACCGCCCGCGACGCCGCTCTCGCGGCTGCGGTCGAGGCTCTCTCCGCGTCAGGCGCCGTCGCGTCGGTGCGCAGCGTCCTCCGAATCGAAGGGGCCTGA
- a CDS encoding helix-turn-helix domain-containing protein yields MSNVATEDERWIEFSKELGANLARLREAAGWSQEKLAHRAGISTFTYRKLENGESNPGTPANPRLKTLVMLATALDAPLGEILPPEVPAARR; encoded by the coding sequence GTGAGCAACGTGGCAACGGAAGACGAGCGGTGGATCGAGTTCTCGAAAGAGCTCGGCGCCAACCTCGCGCGACTTCGGGAGGCTGCGGGCTGGAGCCAGGAGAAGCTGGCGCATCGCGCGGGAATCTCCACCTTCACGTACAGAAAGTTAGAGAACGGAGAGTCGAACCCGGGAACGCCTGCCAACCCCCGGCTGAAGACTCTCGTCATGCTCGCCACTGCACTCGACGCCCCCCTGGGAGAGATCCTGCCCCCAGAGGTCCCTGCAGCACGTCGGTGA
- a CDS encoding diaminopimelate decarboxylase family protein, with protein MVSAQHAPAAGGPNPLAPAWLDVPADVNDLVDGVWPQEASRRDDGVVEIAGVAVTDLAASFGTPLYVVDESSARANAARISTALNDAMTSIGSSAGCYYAGKAFLSADVVRWMLEAGLGVDVCSGGELALALAAGAPPARIGFHGNNKSQTEIERAVTSGVGTIVLDSLQEIERVAAAAERHGVRQGVRLRINSGVHAQTHDFLATAHEDQKFGLTLEAAESAVAAIRSHASLDFVGLHCHIGSQIFDAGGFSESAHRLLAVHARLLEGGPVPTLNLGGGFGIAYTAADRPTPIETIAAQIAETVAATCSELGIPVPALAFEPGRSIIGGAGVTLYTVGTTKDVTVEVGVDPDLGTGAGAEGATDGAAAAVPDTEAVGSSAVRRYVSVDGGMSDNARPSLYGADYTVRVVGRASASGPQLVRLAGKHCESGDIVVNADYLPADVSPGDLVAVPATGAYCFSLASNYNFLTRPPVVAVRDGRARILVRGETEDQLLARDAGLDAR; from the coding sequence GTGGTCTCAGCACAGCACGCCCCCGCTGCGGGCGGCCCGAATCCGCTCGCGCCGGCCTGGCTCGACGTCCCGGCCGACGTGAATGATCTCGTCGACGGCGTGTGGCCGCAGGAGGCCTCGCGGCGCGACGACGGGGTCGTCGAGATCGCCGGAGTCGCCGTCACCGACCTGGCCGCATCGTTCGGCACCCCGCTGTACGTGGTCGACGAATCCAGCGCGCGCGCCAACGCCGCGCGCATCTCCACCGCGCTGAACGACGCGATGACGTCGATCGGATCGAGCGCCGGCTGCTACTACGCCGGCAAGGCGTTCCTCTCGGCCGACGTCGTGCGGTGGATGCTCGAGGCGGGGCTCGGCGTCGACGTGTGCTCGGGCGGCGAACTCGCCCTCGCGCTCGCCGCGGGGGCGCCGCCCGCCCGCATCGGCTTCCACGGCAACAACAAGTCGCAGACCGAGATCGAGCGCGCCGTCACGAGTGGGGTCGGCACGATCGTGCTCGACAGCCTCCAGGAGATCGAGCGCGTCGCGGCTGCAGCCGAGCGGCACGGCGTGCGGCAGGGTGTCCGCCTCCGCATCAACTCCGGCGTGCACGCTCAGACGCACGACTTCCTCGCCACCGCCCACGAGGACCAGAAGTTCGGCCTCACACTCGAGGCCGCCGAGAGTGCCGTCGCGGCCATCCGCTCCCATGCCTCGCTCGACTTCGTCGGCCTGCACTGCCACATCGGTTCGCAGATCTTCGACGCCGGCGGCTTCTCCGAGTCGGCTCATCGTCTCCTCGCGGTGCACGCGCGGTTGCTCGAGGGCGGACCCGTCCCCACGCTCAACCTCGGAGGCGGTTTCGGCATCGCCTACACGGCGGCCGATCGCCCCACACCCATCGAGACCATCGCGGCGCAGATCGCCGAGACCGTCGCGGCCACGTGTTCGGAGCTCGGCATCCCCGTGCCCGCGCTCGCGTTCGAACCCGGGCGCTCCATCATCGGCGGCGCCGGCGTCACGCTCTACACGGTCGGCACCACGAAGGACGTCACGGTCGAGGTCGGCGTCGACCCCGACCTCGGTACCGGCGCCGGAGCCGAGGGTGCGACAGACGGAGCGGCAGCGGCGGTTCCCGACACCGAGGCGGTCGGAAGCAGCGCCGTCCGACGCTACGTGAGTGTCGACGGGGGCATGAGCGACAACGCTCGCCCGTCCCTCTACGGCGCGGACTACACGGTGCGCGTCGTGGGCCGGGCCTCGGCATCCGGGCCGCAGCTCGTACGCCTCGCCGGAAAGCACTGCGAGTCGGGCGACATCGTCGTGAACGCCGACTACCTCCCGGCCGATGTGAGCCCAGGAGACCTCGTGGCCGTGCCGGCGACGGGCGCCTACTGCTTCTCGCTCGCGAGCAACTACAACTTCCTCACCAGGCCGCCCGTCGTCGCCGTGCGCGACGGACGAGCGCGGATCCTCGTGCGCGGAGAGACCGAAGACCAGCTGTTGGCGCGCGACGCCGGATTGGATGCACGATGA
- the argS gene encoding arginine--tRNA ligase, whose translation MTPADLAKTLFDLVLPLAERRQVGSSASITPESVTIERPKNREHGDWTSNLAMRLAKPLGANPRELATELAEGLANVDGIDSAEVAGPGFINIRLSASAAGVLAKTIVDAGDAYGRGSLYAGIPINLEFVSANPTGPIHMGGVRWAAVGDSLARVLQAEGASVTREYYFNDHGSQIDRFARSLLAHYLGEPTPEDGYGGAYIGEIAERVVAEYDGDMAALDREAQQEVFRSHGTQLMFDEIKAKLHGFGVDFDVYFHEDHLHESGAVGRAIERLRALGHVFEEDGAVWLRTTTFGDDRDRVIIRSNGEPAYISGDLGYYLNKRERGFEQNLIMLGADHHGYVGRMMAMAEAFGDTPGENLQILIGQMVNLLKDGEPVKMSKRAGTIVTLDDLVDAVGVDAGRYALVRSSSDSPLDIDLDLLAKRSNDNPVFYVQYAHARTSAVDRNAASVGVDRSAFAPELLEHETESALLGALQEFPRIVAQAAELREPHRIARYLEEVAGLYHRWYDNCRVLPMGDEPVSDLHRTRLWLNDATGQVIRNGLGLLGVSAPERM comes from the coding sequence GTGACCCCTGCTGACCTCGCCAAGACCCTGTTCGACCTCGTCCTCCCCCTCGCGGAGCGACGTCAGGTCGGCTCGTCGGCGTCGATCACGCCCGAATCCGTCACCATCGAGCGCCCGAAGAATCGGGAGCACGGGGACTGGACGTCCAACCTCGCGATGCGGCTCGCGAAGCCGCTGGGCGCCAACCCGCGCGAGCTCGCCACCGAGCTCGCGGAGGGACTCGCGAACGTCGACGGCATCGATTCAGCCGAGGTCGCGGGCCCCGGTTTCATCAACATCCGCTTGTCCGCGTCGGCGGCCGGCGTGCTCGCGAAGACCATCGTCGACGCGGGCGATGCCTACGGCCGCGGCAGCCTCTACGCAGGCATACCCATCAACCTCGAGTTCGTCTCGGCCAACCCCACGGGTCCCATCCACATGGGCGGCGTGCGGTGGGCTGCCGTCGGCGACTCGCTCGCTCGTGTGCTCCAGGCGGAGGGCGCGTCCGTCACGCGCGAGTACTACTTCAACGACCACGGCTCGCAGATCGACCGCTTCGCCCGCAGCCTCCTCGCCCACTACCTCGGCGAGCCCACGCCGGAGGACGGCTACGGCGGCGCGTACATCGGCGAGATCGCCGAGCGGGTCGTCGCGGAGTACGACGGAGACATGGCGGCGCTCGACCGGGAGGCGCAGCAGGAGGTCTTCCGCTCGCACGGCACGCAGCTGATGTTCGACGAGATCAAGGCCAAGCTCCACGGGTTCGGCGTCGACTTCGACGTCTACTTCCACGAGGACCACCTCCACGAGTCCGGGGCTGTCGGCCGCGCCATCGAACGGCTGCGGGCGCTCGGCCACGTCTTCGAGGAGGATGGCGCCGTCTGGCTGCGCACCACCACCTTCGGCGACGACCGCGACCGCGTGATCATCCGTAGCAACGGCGAGCCCGCGTACATCTCCGGCGACCTCGGCTACTACCTCAACAAGCGCGAGCGCGGCTTCGAGCAGAACCTCATCATGCTCGGCGCCGACCACCACGGCTACGTCGGCCGGATGATGGCCATGGCGGAGGCCTTCGGCGACACCCCTGGCGAGAACCTCCAGATCCTCATCGGCCAGATGGTCAACCTGCTGAAGGACGGCGAGCCCGTCAAGATGTCGAAGCGCGCCGGCACGATCGTGACGCTCGACGACCTCGTCGACGCGGTGGGAGTGGACGCCGGTCGGTACGCGCTCGTGCGCTCGTCGAGCGACTCTCCGCTCGACATCGACCTCGATCTCCTCGCGAAGCGCTCGAACGACAACCCCGTCTTCTACGTTCAGTACGCGCACGCCCGCACGAGTGCCGTCGACCGGAACGCCGCGAGCGTCGGCGTCGATCGTTCCGCCTTCGCGCCCGAACTGCTGGAACACGAGACGGAGTCCGCTCTGCTCGGCGCGCTGCAGGAGTTCCCGCGGATCGTCGCGCAGGCCGCCGAGCTGCGCGAACCGCACCGCATCGCGCGCTACCTGGAAGAGGTCGCCGGCCTGTATCACCGCTGGTACGACAACTGCCGCGTGCTGCCCATGGGGGACGAGCCCGTCTCGGACCTCCACCGCACGCGCCTTTGGCTGAACGACGCGACGGGGCAGGTCATCCGCAACGGTCTCGGCCTCCTCGGGGTCTCCGCGCCCGAGCGGATGTGA
- the rho gene encoding transcription termination factor Rho: protein MSDVSLRERIADNSVAIGSLKVAELKQLAAEWGISDASKLRKGELVEAINAAAAQSESGSESPATEPAVAEQAAPTEASLATAGVATEVDVDEANASEAQAEAAPAASSAPVEAVTAPTTGRRRGSRRATSADVERGAVAAAGHVNADQPAQIPAAPAEQAVETPSFDAGTPETTTADAAPATTDAPAEQGDASSENGEQQNGGEGRERQNKRGNRRGRGRRNSSDEQQDQQQADEQPEQDAQPAERAEQNDGEEQQPRQGRSRGRSRNRGGDQNAQNQNAQNQNGQGNQNGQGQNAQGQNAQADKPQNERGQGGQNEQQGRDKNPQQGGRGNSQQQQQQDDAEGRGRGRYRDRKRRGGEDAEPEISEDDVLIPVAGILDVLDNYAFVRTSGYLPGTNDVYVSLGQVKKYNLRKGDAVVGAIRQPREGENNARQKYNAIVKVDSVNGQPVDEAGTRVEFGKLTPLYPQERLRLETEQGKLTQRIIDLVAPIGKGQRGLIVAPPKAGKTIVLQQIANAISINNPEVHLMVVLVDERPEEVTDMQRTVKGEVIASTFDRPAEDHTTVAELAIERAKRLVELGHDVVVLLDSITRLGRAYNLAAPASGRILSGGVDASALYPPKRFFGAARNIENGGSLTILATALVETGSKMDEVIFEEFKGTGNSELRLSRQLADKRIFPAVDVNASSTRREEMLLSNDEVKITWKLRRALAGLDQQQALEVVLGKLKETSSNVEFLVQMQKSMPQPAANGHSHGHERDHR, encoded by the coding sequence GTGTCAGACGTCAGTCTCCGCGAACGTATCGCGGACAACAGTGTCGCAATCGGATCCCTCAAGGTCGCCGAACTCAAGCAGTTGGCCGCCGAATGGGGCATCTCCGATGCATCCAAGCTCCGCAAGGGCGAGCTCGTCGAGGCGATCAACGCCGCTGCGGCCCAGTCCGAATCGGGCTCCGAGTCGCCGGCCACCGAGCCGGCAGTCGCCGAGCAGGCAGCCCCGACGGAGGCGAGCCTCGCCACCGCCGGCGTCGCCACCGAGGTGGACGTCGATGAAGCGAACGCCTCCGAGGCGCAGGCCGAGGCAGCACCCGCCGCATCCTCCGCTCCGGTCGAGGCCGTGACGGCCCCCACCACCGGCCGTCGCCGCGGTTCGCGCCGCGCGACGAGCGCGGACGTCGAGCGTGGCGCCGTCGCCGCCGCCGGCCACGTGAACGCCGATCAGCCGGCTCAGATCCCGGCGGCTCCCGCCGAGCAGGCCGTCGAGACCCCGTCGTTCGACGCCGGGACCCCCGAGACCACGACCGCCGACGCCGCCCCGGCGACGACGGACGCTCCCGCCGAGCAGGGCGACGCGTCGTCCGAGAACGGCGAGCAGCAGAACGGCGGCGAGGGTCGCGAGCGTCAGAACAAGCGCGGCAACCGTCGCGGACGAGGCCGTCGCAACTCCTCCGACGAGCAGCAGGACCAGCAGCAGGCAGACGAGCAGCCCGAGCAGGACGCTCAGCCCGCCGAGCGCGCCGAGCAGAACGACGGCGAGGAGCAGCAGCCCCGTCAGGGACGCTCGCGCGGACGCAGCCGCAACCGCGGCGGCGACCAGAACGCCCAGAACCAGAACGCCCAGAACCAGAACGGCCAGGGCAACCAGAACGGCCAGGGCCAGAACGCTCAGGGCCAGAACGCTCAGGCCGACAAGCCGCAGAACGAGCGCGGCCAGGGTGGTCAGAACGAGCAGCAGGGTCGCGACAAGAACCCCCAGCAGGGCGGCCGCGGCAACTCGCAGCAGCAACAGCAGCAGGACGACGCCGAGGGCCGCGGCCGCGGGCGTTACCGCGACCGCAAGCGTCGCGGTGGCGAGGACGCCGAGCCCGAGATCTCCGAGGACGACGTCCTGATCCCCGTCGCGGGCATCCTCGACGTGCTCGACAACTACGCCTTCGTGCGCACCTCCGGCTACCTGCCGGGCACGAATGACGTCTACGTGTCCCTCGGTCAGGTCAAGAAGTACAACCTGCGCAAGGGCGACGCCGTCGTCGGCGCCATCCGCCAGCCGCGTGAGGGCGAGAACAACGCTCGTCAGAAGTACAACGCGATCGTCAAGGTCGACAGCGTCAACGGCCAGCCCGTCGACGAGGCCGGCACGCGTGTCGAGTTCGGCAAGCTCACCCCGCTCTACCCGCAGGAGCGCCTGCGCCTCGAGACGGAGCAGGGCAAGCTCACGCAGCGCATCATCGACCTCGTCGCACCGATCGGAAAGGGCCAGCGTGGCCTCATCGTCGCGCCCCCGAAGGCCGGCAAGACGATCGTGCTGCAGCAGATCGCCAACGCGATCTCGATCAACAACCCCGAGGTCCACCTCATGGTCGTTCTCGTCGACGAGCGCCCCGAAGAGGTCACCGACATGCAGCGCACGGTGAAGGGCGAGGTCATCGCCTCCACCTTCGACCGCCCCGCGGAGGACCACACCACGGTCGCCGAGCTCGCCATCGAGCGTGCGAAGCGCCTCGTGGAGCTCGGTCACGACGTCGTCGTGCTGCTCGACTCGATCACCCGCCTGGGTCGTGCGTACAACCTGGCCGCTCCGGCGTCCGGGCGCATCCTCTCCGGCGGCGTGGACGCCTCGGCGCTGTACCCGCCGAAGCGCTTCTTCGGAGCCGCGCGCAACATCGAGAACGGCGGATCGCTCACCATCCTCGCGACGGCGCTCGTGGAGACCGGGTCCAAGATGGACGAGGTCATCTTCGAGGAGTTCAAGGGCACCGGCAACTCGGAGCTGCGCCTCTCGCGTCAGCTCGCCGACAAGCGGATCTTCCCGGCCGTCGACGTGAACGCGTCGTCCACGCGTCGCGAGGAGATGCTCCTCTCGAACGACGAGGTCAAGATCACTTGGAAGCTGCGTCGTGCCCTCGCCGGCCTCGACCAGCAGCAGGCTCTCGAGGTCGTCCTCGGCAAGCTCAAGGAGACGAGCTCCAACGTCGAGTTCCTCGTCCAGATGCAGAAGTCGATGCCGCAGCCCGCGGCCAACGGCCACAGCCACGGTCACGAGCGCGACCACCGCTAG
- the prfA gene encoding peptide chain release factor 1: MFESVEVLKKEHKELQDELADPALHADPARSKRVNRRYAELSRIVAAEAAWIQAKDDLDAARELAKEDEAFADEVPVLEEHLQSSQEKLRRLLIPRDPDDGRDVIMEIKGGEGGAESALFAADLLRMYLHYAESKGWKTELLERTESDLGGYKDVQVAIKSNASDPSQGVWAHLKYEGGVHRVQRVPVTESQGRIHTSTTGVLVFPEVDEPEEVDINQNDLKIDVYRSSGPGGQSVNTTDSAVRITHLPTGIVVSMQNEKSQLQNREAGMRVLRARILARRQEEQAELDSAARKSQIRTMDRSERIRTYNFPENRIADHRTGYKAYNLDAVMNGALDPLISSAIEADEEARLSAVADA, translated from the coding sequence ATGTTCGAATCGGTCGAGGTGCTCAAGAAGGAGCACAAGGAACTGCAGGACGAGCTCGCCGACCCCGCGCTGCATGCGGATCCCGCTCGCTCGAAGCGCGTCAACCGCCGCTACGCCGAGCTCTCCCGCATCGTCGCGGCCGAAGCCGCCTGGATCCAGGCGAAGGACGACCTCGACGCAGCTCGCGAGCTCGCCAAGGAGGACGAGGCCTTCGCCGACGAGGTGCCGGTGCTCGAGGAGCACCTGCAGTCGTCGCAGGAGAAGCTGCGCCGCCTCCTCATCCCGCGCGACCCCGACGACGGCCGCGACGTGATCATGGAGATCAAGGGCGGCGAAGGTGGCGCGGAGAGCGCGCTCTTCGCGGCGGACCTCCTCCGCATGTACCTGCACTACGCCGAGTCCAAGGGGTGGAAGACGGAGCTCCTCGAGCGCACGGAGAGCGACCTCGGCGGCTACAAGGACGTGCAGGTGGCGATCAAGTCGAACGCGAGCGACCCGTCGCAGGGCGTGTGGGCTCACCTGAAGTATGAAGGCGGAGTGCACCGTGTCCAGCGTGTACCCGTCACGGAGTCGCAGGGGCGCATCCACACCTCGACGACTGGCGTGCTCGTCTTCCCCGAGGTGGACGAGCCGGAGGAGGTCGACATCAACCAGAACGACCTCAAGATCGACGTGTACCGGTCGAGCGGTCCCGGCGGTCAGTCCGTGAACACCACGGACTCCGCCGTGCGCATCACGCACCTTCCGACGGGCATCGTCGTCTCGATGCAGAACGAGAAGAGCCAGCTGCAGAACCGCGAGGCCGGTATGCGCGTGCTGCGCGCGCGTATCCTCGCGCGTCGTCAGGAGGAGCAGGCCGAGCTCGACAGCGCGGCACGCAAGAGCCAGATCCGCACGATGGACCGTTCGGAGCGCATCCGCACGTACAACTTCCCGGAGAACCGCATCGCGGACCACCGCACCGGGTACAAGGCGTATAACCTCGACGCGGTCATGAACGGTGCCCTGGACCCGCTCATCTCATCGGCGATCGAGGCCGACGAGGAGGCTCGCCTCTCCGCCGTAGCCGACGCCTGA
- a CDS encoding transglutaminase-like domain-containing protein codes for MPATVTSMLEFRLAAPSDVILSIAVAAGTPIQHESLTVFGNGLQHPVHEVAGRHGTRLHRFWAPAGSYRVDYLAAVLAQRPIEQAVELDMIEYLRPSRYCESDELYGFASSTFGHLAGGQLVDAIGSWVSENFRYVPGSTSGTDSAATTIQSRQGVCRDYAHTVVALLRARDVPARVVAVYAPGVSPMDFHAVAEAWVDGRWIVIDATRLAPRASFVRIATGRDSADIAFLTNHFGALTLDRVHVTAVADVLPFDDYRSPYSIG; via the coding sequence ATGCCAGCCACCGTCACCTCGATGCTCGAATTCCGGCTCGCCGCGCCGAGCGACGTCATCCTCTCGATCGCCGTCGCCGCTGGCACACCCATCCAGCACGAGTCGCTCACGGTGTTCGGCAACGGGCTTCAGCACCCCGTCCACGAGGTCGCAGGCCGTCACGGCACACGACTCCACCGCTTCTGGGCACCGGCCGGTTCGTACCGCGTCGACTACCTCGCCGCCGTGCTCGCCCAGCGCCCGATCGAACAGGCTGTCGAGCTCGACATGATCGAGTATCTGCGGCCCAGCCGCTACTGCGAGTCGGACGAGCTCTACGGCTTCGCGTCCTCCACCTTCGGTCACCTCGCGGGCGGCCAGCTCGTGGACGCGATCGGCTCGTGGGTGTCGGAGAACTTCCGCTACGTCCCGGGTTCCACGTCGGGAACGGACAGCGCGGCGACCACGATCCAGAGCCGTCAGGGCGTGTGCCGCGACTACGCCCACACCGTCGTCGCCCTCCTGCGCGCTCGCGACGTTCCGGCGCGCGTCGTCGCCGTCTACGCCCCGGGCGTCTCGCCCATGGACTTCCACGCCGTCGCCGAGGCCTGGGTGGACGGGCGGTGGATCGTCATCGACGCCACCCGGCTCGCACCCCGCGCGTCGTTCGTGCGCATCGCCACGGGCCGAGACTCGGCCGACATCGCCTTCCTCACGAACCACTTCGGCGCTCTCACGCTCGACCGCGTGCACGTGACGGCAGTGGCCGACGTGCTCCCGTTCGACGACTACCGCTCGCCGTACAGCATCGGCTGA